One window from the genome of Myxococcales bacterium encodes:
- a CDS encoding RNA methyltransferase: protein MAKIEPYYEKCHPAEPAAGPRQPFHAVLDNLRSAYNVGSIFRTADAAAVERLHLCGLTTYPPNVKLAKTALGAMEYVPWTHYRDTREALAGLHRLGIPLVAVEVVENAVPHAEFRWPKPVAAVFGHEVTGIAPDILALCDHRVCIPMLGYKNSINVATAFGIIVYEVLRQWRATAPER, encoded by the coding sequence ATGGCCAAAATCGAGCCCTATTACGAAAAATGCCATCCGGCAGAGCCGGCGGCCGGCCCGCGGCAACCGTTTCACGCGGTGCTCGACAATCTGCGCAGCGCCTATAACGTCGGCTCGATTTTCCGTACCGCCGACGCCGCGGCCGTCGAGCGTCTGCACCTGTGCGGGCTAACCACCTATCCGCCGAACGTCAAACTGGCCAAGACCGCCTTGGGCGCCATGGAATACGTGCCCTGGACCCACTACCGCGACACCCGGGAGGCCTTGGCCGGCTTGCACCGGCTGGGAATTCCGCTGGTGGCCGTCGAGGTGGTCGAAAACGCCGTGCCGCACGCGGAATTCCGTTGGCCGAAACCGGTGGCGGCGGTTTTCGGCCACGAGGTCACGGGCATCGCACCGGACATCCTTGCCCTTTGCGACCACCGCGTTTGCATACCGATGCTGGGTTACAAAAACAGCATCAACGTCGCCACCGCTTTCGGGATCATCGTTTACGAGGTTTTACGCCAATGGCGCGCGACGGCGCCGGAGCGATGA
- a CDS encoding polyprenyl synthetase family protein — protein MMQWDQELELYLKKVNQWLAEAGHIQHLYPPAVRAPQLPLAGKQVRARLLYHAATALGQPPDRLPVLGAAIEMIHNASLFHDDVIDGAQTRRGEVCLHVENGPQIAIMIGDICFTRAMDLICRQDNLEVYRAVSREVVNLASGQLADSVPLDGEDASLERYFFVVERKTGSLFALCLELPAILAGLDATARQNLREAGLLIGRLFQVADDMLDFSLDPAATGKDAFRDLREGKHTYPYLQLLRLGTPEQGDYLRTCLTTRQFDSSRLLTIIRETNLPAIVAEHQLAWMNDIEARLAAVKNWQDGGVLRSLLEQLAFRRQ, from the coding sequence ATGATGCAATGGGATCAGGAACTGGAACTCTACCTGAAAAAAGTCAACCAGTGGCTGGCGGAAGCCGGCCACATTCAGCACCTCTATCCGCCGGCCGTGCGCGCGCCGCAGTTGCCGCTGGCCGGCAAACAGGTCCGCGCCCGCCTGCTCTATCACGCGGCGACCGCCCTGGGACAACCGCCGGATCGCCTGCCCGTGCTCGGCGCCGCCATCGAGATGATCCATAACGCCTCGCTGTTTCACGACGACGTGATCGACGGCGCGCAAACCCGGCGCGGCGAGGTCTGCCTGCACGTGGAAAACGGCCCCCAGATAGCCATCATGATCGGCGACATCTGCTTCACGCGCGCGATGGACCTCATTTGCCGGCAGGACAATCTCGAGGTGTACCGAGCCGTCAGCCGCGAGGTGGTCAATCTCGCCTCGGGGCAACTGGCCGACTCGGTGCCGCTCGACGGGGAAGACGCCAGCCTGGAGCGCTATTTCTTCGTGGTGGAGCGGAAGACGGGCAGTTTGTTCGCGCTGTGCCTGGAACTGCCGGCGATTCTGGCCGGCCTGGACGCGACGGCACGACAGAATCTGCGCGAGGCCGGTTTGTTGATCGGACGGTTGTTCCAGGTCGCCGACGACATGCTCGACTTCAGCCTGGACCCGGCCGCGACGGGCAAGGACGCTTTCCGCGACCTGCGCGAGGGGAAACACACCTACCCCTATTTACAGCTTCTGCGCCTGGGAACGCCGGAACAAGGCGATTACCTGCGCACCTGCCTGACCACGCGGCAATTCGATTCGTCCCGGCTGCTGACGATCATCCGCGAAACCAACCTGCCGGCGATCGTCGCCGAACATCAACTCGCCTGGATGAACGACATCGAAGCGCGCCTGGCAGCCGTAAAAAACTGGCAGGATGGCGGCGTCCTGCGCTCGCTGTTGGAACAACTGGCCTTTCGCCGGCAATAA
- a CDS encoding potassium channel protein — translation MHSVRLLRWVAFGLLLVLTYGTAGYMSLAGADFVNALYMTVTSITTVGFGEIIPLDRTGRIFTMSVIFFGVVLIMMAIGVLTQIAVEGTLRRVLEKRRMTKQIHRMQNHYVLCGCGRIGKYILEELRKVEAPVVVIEQNLEVADQLNRDGVLCIHGNATEEETLEKTNLEQARGLVVAIGSDAEAVFIILTARDHNPDLFIVARALEEKNELKLRRAGANRVLSPYRFIGKRMASSILSPAIIDMLDSIMYSGELDLAMEGLLVYSSSPVAGKSLRDSGIREKLGLMIIGIRKAHGNIHFNPTADEVIEPGDTLISIGEKDSLRKLTDFLSGGIREL, via the coding sequence TTGCATTCCGTCCGCTTATTGCGCTGGGTCGCCTTCGGCCTGCTTCTCGTGCTGACCTACGGCACGGCGGGTTACATGTCCCTGGCCGGGGCCGATTTCGTCAACGCGCTATACATGACCGTCACCAGCATCACCACCGTCGGTTTCGGGGAAATCATTCCGCTGGACCGCACCGGCCGCATTTTTACCATGAGCGTGATCTTTTTCGGCGTCGTTCTGATCATGATGGCGATCGGCGTGCTGACGCAGATCGCCGTCGAAGGAACGCTACGCCGCGTGCTGGAGAAGCGACGCATGACCAAACAGATCCACCGGATGCAGAATCATTACGTGTTGTGCGGTTGCGGCCGCATCGGCAAGTACATACTGGAAGAATTGCGCAAGGTCGAGGCGCCGGTCGTCGTCATCGAGCAAAACCTGGAAGTCGCCGACCAGTTGAATCGGGACGGCGTGTTGTGCATTCACGGCAACGCCACCGAGGAGGAAACGCTCGAAAAAACCAATCTGGAGCAGGCCCGCGGGTTGGTCGTGGCGATCGGTTCGGACGCCGAGGCGGTATTCATCATTTTGACCGCCCGCGATCACAACCCGGATTTATTTATCGTGGCGCGCGCGCTCGAGGAAAAGAACGAACTCAAGCTCCGCCGCGCCGGCGCCAACCGCGTCCTTTCGCCGTACCGGTTCATCGGGAAGCGGATGGCGAGCAGCATTCTGAGCCCGGCGATCATCGACATGCTCGATTCGATCATGTATTCCGGCGAACTGGATTTGGCCATGGAGGGGCTGTTGGTCTATTCAAGCAGCCCGGTGGCCGGCAAATCGCTGCGCGACAGCGGCATCCGCGAAAAGCTGGGATTGATGATCATCGGCATCCGCAAGGCTCACGGCAATATTCACTTCAATCCGACCGCGGACGAAGTGATCGAACCGGGAGACACCCTGATCAGTATCGGCGAGAAGGATTCCCTGCGAAAATTGACCGATTTTCTCAGCGGCGGCATCCGCGAGTTGTAA
- a CDS encoding class I SAM-dependent methyltransferase: MQNAVGKERLMRNDRFRLSSDPEYGFIHLDPLPTPEELARFYRECYYELVAGGERFPEAARRQAGGEAMELEKRWNRATLFADIRDLLAGRVAGKRVLEIGSGFGDLLAYLRENGFECVGIEPAAVARAEAIKQGCSVFFGTFEEFLAQSPVPTGFDACLLLNVLEHVPDPRMILRRVRELLAAGGSILVWVPNDFSELQEAARRKIGGDPWWVAIPDHINYFSFSSLEALLVGEGFRVRHRQGDFPMEMFLLMGEDYVHDRSRGAACHRRRIELEMALPTDLRRRWGQALAEAGIGRNALIVAEKTAE; encoded by the coding sequence TTGCAAAACGCCGTCGGGAAAGAAAGGCTGATGAGAAACGACCGCTTTCGCTTGTCGTCCGATCCGGAATATGGATTCATTCATCTGGACCCCTTGCCGACCCCCGAAGAACTTGCCCGATTTTACCGTGAATGTTATTACGAATTGGTAGCCGGCGGCGAACGCTTTCCGGAGGCCGCCCGTCGGCAGGCGGGAGGGGAGGCGATGGAATTGGAAAAGCGTTGGAATCGAGCCACACTGTTTGCCGACATTCGCGATCTTCTCGCCGGCCGGGTCGCCGGCAAGAGGGTTTTGGAGATCGGAAGTGGATTCGGCGATCTCTTGGCCTATTTACGAGAGAATGGTTTTGAATGCGTCGGGATCGAACCGGCGGCGGTCGCGCGGGCCGAGGCAATAAAGCAAGGATGTTCGGTTTTCTTTGGCACTTTCGAGGAATTTTTGGCGCAATCTCCGGTCCCCACCGGGTTCGACGCTTGTTTGCTGCTCAATGTGCTGGAGCACGTTCCGGACCCGCGGATGATCCTTCGACGCGTGCGGGAATTGTTGGCCGCGGGAGGCTCGATTCTCGTTTGGGTGCCCAACGATTTCAGCGAATTACAGGAAGCGGCCCGCCGGAAAATCGGCGGCGATCCCTGGTGGGTGGCAATTCCCGATCACATCAACTATTTTTCTTTTTCTTCGTTGGAAGCGCTGTTGGTCGGGGAGGGCTTTCGCGTTCGGCACCGCCAGGGCGATTTTCCTATGGAGATGTTTTTACTGATGGGCGAGGACTATGTCCATGACCGTTCGCGGGGCGCGGCTTGTCATCGCCGGCGAATCGAATTGGAAATGGCGCTGCCGACAGATTTGCGGCGGCGCTGGGGTCAAGCGCTGGCCGAGGCGGGAATCGGCCGCAACGCGTTGATCGTTGCCGAGAAAACAGCAGAATAA
- a CDS encoding UDP-N-acetylglucosamine pyrophosphorylase, producing the protein MDSSFAPSQALRALIAKGVHFVNPLTVTVAEDVDPDRISGEDTVIYPGCRIHGAKTVICHGARLGHEAPVVVEDCQIGPKVQLKGGYFRQSVFLEGANLGLGAQVREACILEEEANGAHCVGLKQTILFPFVTLGSLINFCDVLMSGGRSRKDHSEVGSGYIHFNYTPEGDKSTASLLGDVPRGVMLDRPPIFLGGQGGIVGPVQLGFGNVVAAGSVLRHDVPGDNQLVLDAPNRSLVKPYVARQYPALVRIVNNNVLYLANLLALEEWYRHVRRRFFESDEQLFGLWLYEGVLEKLAQAKKERLGRLKTLALKMPESIVASHHASQEPEAIRKKDLYQNIEPLLEIFNPSRSEQTGAAARDRFVRGLIDWRNDRGGNYLEVMKNLPDDLKQQGTAWLQAIVDQVRADAWRILPAYRPAA; encoded by the coding sequence GGCGTCCATTTCGTCAATCCGCTGACCGTCACCGTGGCCGAAGACGTGGACCCGGATCGCATTTCCGGTGAAGATACCGTGATTTATCCCGGCTGCCGCATTCACGGCGCGAAAACCGTCATCTGCCACGGCGCCCGCCTCGGCCACGAGGCGCCGGTGGTCGTCGAGGATTGTCAGATCGGTCCTAAGGTGCAACTGAAAGGCGGCTATTTCCGCCAATCGGTTTTTCTGGAAGGCGCCAACCTGGGCCTGGGCGCGCAAGTACGCGAAGCCTGCATTCTCGAGGAAGAAGCCAACGGCGCCCATTGCGTCGGCTTGAAACAAACGATCCTGTTCCCGTTCGTCACCCTCGGCAGCCTGATCAACTTCTGCGACGTGCTGATGTCCGGCGGTCGAAGCCGGAAGGACCACAGCGAGGTGGGCTCGGGCTACATCCACTTCAATTACACGCCGGAGGGCGACAAAAGCACGGCCAGTCTGCTGGGCGACGTGCCGCGCGGAGTCATGTTGGACCGCCCGCCGATTTTCCTCGGCGGCCAGGGCGGCATCGTCGGCCCGGTGCAATTGGGTTTCGGCAACGTGGTCGCGGCGGGATCGGTGCTCCGGCATGACGTGCCGGGCGACAACCAACTGGTGCTGGACGCGCCCAACCGTTCGCTCGTCAAACCTTACGTGGCGCGGCAGTATCCCGCGCTGGTCCGGATCGTCAACAACAACGTGCTCTACCTCGCCAACCTGCTGGCGCTGGAAGAATGGTACCGGCACGTGCGGCGGCGGTTTTTCGAGTCGGACGAGCAACTCTTCGGCCTGTGGCTTTACGAAGGCGTGCTCGAAAAGCTGGCGCAGGCGAAAAAAGAGCGGCTCGGCCGGCTCAAGACCCTGGCGTTGAAAATGCCGGAGTCGATCGTCGCCTCGCATCACGCCTCGCAGGAACCGGAGGCGATCCGCAAGAAGGATCTATATCAAAACATCGAACCATTGCTGGAGATATTCAATCCGAGCCGGTCCGAGCAGACGGGCGCCGCCGCGCGGGATCGTTTCGTGCGCGGCCTGATCGACTGGCGCAACGACCGGGGCGGCAATTATCTGGAAGTGATGAAAAACCTGCCGGATGATTTGAAACAACAGGGCACGGCCTGGTTGCAGGCGATCGTCGATCAGGTGCGCGCGGATGCGTGGCGCATCCTGCCCGCGTATCGGCCGGCGGCTTGA
- a CDS encoding prenyltransferase — MGKQNIVLDFLRQSRVLFLTCTLVPVSFGGALAYYETGRFDWLSFALCLLGVSAAHLGVNLSNDYFDFRSGADRPETGDRPYSGGGDALTRDRVDPHQVRRWFWSCFLVAAAIGLVLFLRMDRGRPLMLAIAVLGFIGGYFYTAPPLRLAYRGLGELDIFLFLGPAPALGTFVVLTGEITWRAFWLSLPIAGLITLLLWINQYTDFETDRAAGKKNLVVRLGKRRARWGYAMLNLFVFGWSLWMIQRGWAPLSFVVVLLALPLSIGSVALAIRHYDDEEKIRAAQADALMMHLSAGLLCSLGLLMGCAR; from the coding sequence ATGGGAAAGCAAAACATCGTCCTCGATTTTCTTCGGCAATCGCGCGTCCTGTTTTTGACTTGCACCCTGGTGCCCGTCTCCTTCGGCGGCGCCTTGGCCTATTACGAAACCGGGCGTTTCGATTGGCTGTCGTTCGCGTTGTGCCTGCTCGGGGTTTCCGCCGCGCATCTGGGGGTCAACCTTTCGAACGACTACTTCGATTTTCGCTCGGGCGCGGACCGTCCGGAAACCGGCGATCGGCCCTACTCCGGAGGCGGTGACGCCCTGACCCGCGACCGCGTCGATCCACATCAAGTCCGCCGGTGGTTCTGGTCCTGCTTCCTCGTCGCGGCGGCGATCGGCCTGGTCCTTTTTCTGCGGATGGATCGCGGCCGTCCGCTCATGCTGGCCATCGCGGTGCTCGGCTTCATCGGTGGTTATTTCTACACCGCGCCACCCCTGCGCCTAGCGTATCGCGGCCTGGGCGAACTGGATATTTTCCTCTTTCTGGGCCCTGCCCCGGCGTTGGGCACGTTCGTGGTGCTGACGGGAGAAATCACCTGGCGCGCTTTCTGGCTGAGCCTGCCGATCGCCGGCTTGATCACGCTGCTGTTGTGGATCAACCAATACACTGACTTTGAGACTGACCGGGCGGCCGGCAAGAAAAATCTGGTGGTGCGGCTCGGCAAACGCCGGGCGCGCTGGGGCTATGCCATGCTCAATCTGTTCGTCTTCGGGTGGTCGCTCTGGATGATTCAACGCGGCTGGGCGCCACTTTCCTTCGTCGTCGTCCTGCTGGCCCTGCCGCTCTCCATCGGCAGCGTCGCGCTGGCGATCCGCCACTATGACGACGAGGAAAAGATCCGCGCCGCGCAAGCCGACGCCCTGATGATGCATTTATCCGCCGGGCTGCTATGCAGTCTGGGTCTGCTGATGGGATGTGCCAGATGA
- a CDS encoding phosphoglucosamine mutase, which produces MGILFGTDGIRGEANRYPIDAHIAFAVGQAVTYVLKKQKGNGHKIRIVIGKDTRISGYMLESSLEAGITSMGGNPYLVGVLPTPGIAFITESMRADAGIVISASHNPYEDNGIKLFAGNGHKLSDEQEAEIERLILAGELDKMTPPAHEMGRAYRIEDAKGRYIQFLKNSFPRDLTMEGMKIALDVANGATYKTAVETLIELGADVTVIHNAPNGININDHCGSQHTQDLEKLVLETKADLGLAFDGDGDRLIAVDERGRRITGDQILMICATHLKDRGRLKNDLLVTTVMSNFGLKVACEKFGIANHRSKVGDRYVLEDMERLGANIGGEESGHMIFLDFLSTGDGTLSALQLLAVMRRTGKPLSELARVMEVFPQVLINIDVARKRPLEELPAVQKLIDEVEAELHEQGRVLVRYSGTQNMCRVMVEGPTPEKTRTYCQQIADALKQALV; this is translated from the coding sequence ATGGGCATACTGTTCGGCACGGACGGAATCCGCGGCGAGGCCAATCGATACCCGATCGACGCCCACATCGCCTTCGCGGTCGGCCAGGCGGTGACCTACGTCCTGAAAAAGCAAAAAGGCAACGGCCACAAGATTCGCATCGTCATCGGCAAGGACACCCGGATTTCGGGCTACATGCTGGAAAGCTCCCTCGAGGCGGGCATCACCTCCATGGGCGGCAACCCCTATCTGGTGGGTGTGCTGCCGACGCCGGGCATCGCCTTCATCACCGAAAGCATGCGCGCCGACGCCGGCATTGTCATTTCGGCCTCGCACAACCCCTACGAAGACAACGGCATCAAACTATTCGCCGGCAACGGCCACAAACTGTCCGACGAGCAGGAAGCGGAAATCGAACGCCTCATCCTGGCGGGCGAGCTGGACAAAATGACCCCGCCCGCTCACGAAATGGGCCGCGCCTACCGGATCGAGGACGCCAAGGGCCGCTACATCCAGTTTCTGAAAAACAGCTTTCCGCGCGACCTGACGATGGAAGGCATGAAAATCGCCCTCGACGTGGCTAACGGCGCCACCTACAAGACCGCCGTGGAAACCCTGATCGAATTGGGCGCCGACGTGACGGTCATTCACAACGCGCCCAACGGCATCAACATCAACGACCATTGCGGCAGCCAGCACACGCAAGACCTGGAAAAACTGGTGCTCGAGACCAAGGCCGACCTGGGGCTGGCGTTCGACGGCGACGGCGACCGGCTCATCGCGGTGGACGAGCGCGGCCGGCGCATCACCGGCGATCAGATCTTGATGATCTGCGCCACCCACCTGAAGGATCGTGGCCGGTTGAAGAACGATCTGCTGGTTACCACGGTGATGAGTAATTTCGGCCTGAAAGTGGCCTGCGAAAAATTCGGCATCGCCAATCACCGCTCGAAGGTCGGCGATCGCTACGTGCTGGAAGACATGGAACGGCTCGGCGCCAACATCGGCGGCGAGGAATCCGGCCACATGATCTTCCTCGATTTTCTGAGCACCGGCGACGGCACCCTTTCGGCGCTGCAATTGCTCGCCGTGATGCGGCGCACCGGCAAGCCCCTTTCCGAACTGGCCCGGGTCATGGAGGTGTTCCCGCAGGTGTTGATCAACATCGACGTCGCCCGCAAACGGCCGCTCGAGGAACTGCCCGCGGTGCAAAAACTGATCGACGAGGTCGAGGCCGAGTTGCACGAGCAGGGCCGCGTACTGGTCCGGTATTCCGGCACCCAGAACATGTGCCGCGTCATGGTGGAAGGCCCCACCCCCGAGAAGACCCGGACATATTGCCAACAGATCGCCGATGCATTAAAACAGGCGCTCGTTTGA
- a CDS encoding cupin domain-containing protein, giving the protein MSMISVEKPTPETLRRLNVESWGIWECEISRFDWEYDETETCYILEGQVRVTTAAGETVEFGPGDLVVFPRGLKCTWDVSRPVRKHFQFS; this is encoded by the coding sequence ATGTCGATGATTTCCGTTGAAAAGCCCACGCCGGAAACCCTACGCCGCTTGAACGTCGAATCCTGGGGCATCTGGGAATGCGAAATCAGCCGGTTCGATTGGGAATATGACGAAACCGAGACCTGCTACATCCTCGAAGGGCAGGTGCGGGTGACGACGGCGGCAGGCGAAACGGTCGAATTCGGGCCGGGCGATCTGGTCGTTTTTCCCCGGGGTTTGAAATGCACCTGGGACGTCAGCCGTCCGGTGCGCAAGCATTTTCAGTTTTCTTGA
- a CDS encoding 6-phosphogluconolactonase translates to MPIQVVVARDYEQMSELGAKFVRADIRKRLHEKPEYLLGLATGNSPVGLYKNLAASANRGDFDPHRIRSFNLDEYVGLPGENAQLRTVHPASYCYFMVTEFFALLQHKFVETNVPFANLIDQAELIANLNKYPRDWRETGGDSGRAITIKAKAESPYLAWVKNEILDAYAKKIARYGGIDLQIIGVGGRGHVAFHEAGIPFRSGAVLLVKLDENTVINAVADGHFDSIDSVPRFAVTMGAELVYRARTVLLLASGERKQEPVARSLIEDPSTAIPISYGQKYAQDGGELIYIIDEVAGKLLLKSRAKLKAKGVKIVDRRRA, encoded by the coding sequence ATGCCGATTCAAGTTGTGGTGGCACGCGATTACGAACAAATGAGCGAACTGGGCGCCAAGTTCGTGCGCGCCGACATCCGCAAACGGCTGCATGAAAAGCCCGAATATCTGCTCGGCCTGGCGACCGGCAACAGCCCGGTCGGCCTGTACAAAAACCTGGCCGCCTCGGCCAATCGCGGCGACTTCGATCCGCACCGCATCCGCTCGTTCAACCTCGATGAATACGTCGGGCTGCCCGGTGAAAACGCCCAGCTCCGCACCGTTCATCCGGCCAGTTACTGCTACTTCATGGTCACCGAATTTTTCGCTCTTTTGCAGCACAAATTCGTCGAAACCAACGTCCCCTTCGCCAATCTGATCGATCAGGCGGAATTGATCGCCAACCTGAACAAGTATCCGCGCGATTGGCGGGAAACGGGCGGCGATTCGGGACGGGCCATCACCATCAAAGCCAAGGCCGAATCGCCGTATCTGGCCTGGGTCAAAAACGAAATCCTCGACGCCTACGCGAAGAAAATCGCCCGTTACGGCGGCATCGATCTGCAAATCATCGGCGTCGGCGGGCGCGGCCACGTCGCCTTCCACGAAGCCGGCATCCCCTTCCGGTCGGGCGCGGTACTGCTGGTCAAGCTCGACGAAAACACCGTGATCAACGCGGTCGCCGACGGCCATTTCGACTCCATCGACAGCGTGCCGCGCTTCGCGGTGACGATGGGCGCCGAGCTCGTTTACCGGGCGCGCACCGTGCTGCTGCTGGCCAGCGGCGAGCGGAAACAAGAACCGGTCGCGCGCTCGCTGATCGAGGATCCCTCGACGGCGATCCCCATTTCCTACGGGCAAAAATACGCCCAGGACGGCGGCGAGTTGATTTATATCATCGACGAAGTGGCCGGGAAACTGCTGCTGAAAAGCCGCGCCAAACTGAAAGCCAAGGGCGTGAAAATCGTCGATCGCCGCCGCGCCTGA